In Streptomyces sp. NBC_01231, the sequence GCGCCTTGGCCGGGCTCGCACCCAGGCGGCCGTCGGTGAGTAGGGGTGTCATGGATCTGCTCTCCCGAACGATCGATTGATTCCAGCAATGTAAACGTCAACATGTCTATGTAAACGTCAACACGGCCCTCAGTGTTAAGGTCGCCCTCGGAGCATGTCAACGGTTACATCGCGGTGAATCTGCTCAGGATTCACATCCGAGGGGGCACGATGCCGAGCGGCGCGGAACAACGAGTCACCCTGCGTGACGTCGCGACGGCGGCCGGCGTGAGCACCGCCACCGTGACCCGGACGCTGCAGAACTCCCCCCGGGTGGAGCCCGCCACCCGCCAACGCGTCATGGAACAGGTCCGGCGCCTCGGCTACTCGCCCAACCCCATCGCACGCGATCTGCGCTACGGACGCCGGGAGGCAGCCGTAGGACTGGTCACCGCCGGCTTCACCAACCTCTTCCAGGCGGGCGTCGCCTCCGGCGCCGAACGGGAACTGCGCCGGGCGGACCTGCAGCTGATCATCGGCTCGACGGATGACACCCCCGAGCGCGAACCAGAACTGGCCCGGGCCATGATCGATCGCCGTGTCAGTGCGCTGCTGATGATGCCCGACGGCGACCACCGCGACTTCCTCGCCCCCGAGCACACGTACGGCACCCCCGTGGTCCTGGTGGGCCGTCCCGCGACGGGACTTGCCGCCGACGTCGTGATGACCGACGACGATCAGGCCGTCCAGCAGGCCACCGAGCATCTCATCGAGCTCGGACACCGTCGTATCGCCGCGCTCGTCGGCCGCCTGGACAGCTTCCGCTCCGCCCAGCGCCTCAGCGGGCATCGCGCCGCTCTCGCCCGACGCCGACTCCCCGAGGACCCGCACCTGACCGTCGGCGACCTCACCACCCCCGCACAGGCCCGTGACGCGCTCACGCGACTGTTGTGCTCGCCCTCACCGCCGACCGCCGTCCTCGGCCTCAACCTCGGCATCAGCACCGGCATCCTCATCGAACGCCTCGCCGGACATCACACCTTCGCCTTCATCGGTCTCGACGAGAACGAGCTTTCCAAGGGCCTCGGCGTCTCCGCCGTCGTCCGCGACCCCCAGGAAGTCGGCCGCCAGGCAGCGCGCCTGGCCATCGACCGCATCGCCGACCCCGACCGGCCACCCCGTACCATCACCGTCCCCAGCACCCTCGTCCATCGCGGCACCGGGGAAACGAAACCCGCACGCAGCGGGGCCTGAGGCCAGGGCCGACCAGGGCCGTCACCCACGTTCGCCTTCGCGCCGATCACATCAGGGTGCCGAGGGCGTCGGATGACGGTCGGACAAAAATCCGGTCGACAGGCGAGCCCGCGACGCACTGTCATGGCTTCGACTGCCCTGTGGAGCGGGCCGACTGGGAGCGGGACTTGGCAACCGAGAGAACCGCGGACACCCGTCCGGCGATCGATATTGAACTGGTCCAGCGCCTGGTCGATGCGCAGTTCCCGCAGTGGGCCCAGCTGCCTCTCGAACTGCTCGACCCGGCCGGGTCGGACCATGTGATCTACCGGCTGGGCGAGGAGCTGACCGTCCGGCTGCCCCGTCATGCCGGCGCCATCGGGCAGGCCAGGAAGGAGTTCGAGTGGCTGCCCCGGCTCGCCCCGCACGTGCCGCTGGCCATCCCGGAACCGGTGGGAGTGGGTGAGCCCGACTTCGGCTACCCGTGGCCGTGGTCGGTGTCCCGCTGGTTGCACGGCGAGGTCGCCACCGTCGAGGCATTGGCCGGCTCGTCGCGGACTGCCGTCGAGCTGGCGGAGTTCCTGACCGCCCTTCAGCGGTTCGCGCCCGCGGACATCCCGGTCGGGGCCGCCCGCGGGGACCTCACCGTCCAGCCGCTGGCCGACCGCGACCGCGCGACGCGGGCCGCCATCGCGGAGGTTGACGGCAGATTCGATACCGCGGCCATGACAGAGCTGTGGGACGCGGCGCTGGGTGCCCCCGGATGGGAGCGCCCTCCGGTCTGGTTCCACGGTGACTTCCACACCGGCAACCTGCTGACCGTCGACGGACGCCTCAGCGCGGTCATCGACTTCGGAGGGCTCGGCATCGGCGACCCGGCCTGCGACTTGACCATCGCGTTCACCCTGATGTCGGCCGGGAGTCGGGCTGCCTTCCGGGCCGCGCTCGGCGTGGACGACGCCACGTGGACCCGGGGCCGCGGATGGGCTTTGACCACCGGTCTGAACGCCTACACCTCCTACGCCGCCGTCAACCCCCGGGTCGCCGCATCGACCACCCGGCAGATCACCGAGGCGCTGATCGGCTGAGCGGCCAACTCTGACCGGGAATTCTGACCGGGGTGGAACCTCATGCGGAGGGTTCACCGCGGATTGAGCGGGACGACCGAAAGCGCGGAGATCACGCTCGGTTGAAGGCAGGTGAACCGCGTTGGCAGCAAGTGCCTGACCTGAACCTGGAGGTGTTTCACGATGTTGATGCGCACCGACCCGTTCCGTGAGCTCGATCGACTCACCCAGCAGCTCCTGAACACGACCGGCACATGGTCGCGGCCGTCGGCAATGCCGATGGACGCCTACCGTGAGGGCTAGGAGTACGTGATCGCCCTCGACCTGCCCGGTGTGTCCAAGGACGCGATCGACATCGACGTCGAGCGGAACATGCTGACCGTCAAGGCCGAACGGCGACCCGTCACCAAGACGGAGGACGTGCAGATGGAGCTCTCCGAGCGGCCTCTGGGCGTCTTCTCCCGCCAGGTCGTGCTGGCCGACACCTTGGACACCGAGCACATCAAGGCGGACTATGGGGTTTCGTCAAGGACCTGGCGTCCAGCACCGGCGGCACGGCGGCCACCACCCGCTGGGACACCGGAACCGTCCTTCGCGTCGTGGCCCAGCTCGCCGGTGAGGAGCTCCTCAGTCGTATCCTCGCCCAACTCTCCTCCGGCTACGCCCTGTTGTTCGCGCGCGGAGCTGATCCAGGCGGACTGACGTGCGGGGAGACGGTGCCGGCCCTGGGATCTGCCGAGCTGTTGCGGCGTGCGGCGCCGTTCTCCACCCATCTCCGCTGCCGTGAACGCTGTGGCTGTTACTCGCTCTCGGGTAACAGCCCGCACGGTGCCGGGGGCGTAGTCGGACGACCTCGCGGACTCGGTCTTCGGTGCCGGGTTGGTGCAAGCAGGGGGCGGCGGTCCCCCCGTAGTCTTCGTCAGAGGATCACCACGGGCGCCGCCGGCGTGCCCGTGGTGACGTTCATGGGTGTACTGGTTGGTGACAAGCGCAGGCCGACACTCCTGCCAGGGCCCCAGAGCAGTAGCGAGCCCGGACGGGGCGCCTCCACCCAGGCTCGACGTGCAGCTGGACCGTCACTCGCCTAGCGTATTGACCGAACGGAAGAAATCACGCAGCCCGGCGTGCCACCGGTTCAGACGGGCTTCGGCCATGTGGGCGCCGGCACGGGCAGTGTCAGGACATCACGGCTGCCGGTGCGCGCCTTCCCCACCCCTTTGGGAGGGAGCTAGGCATGGCCCGTATCACCATCAACGGCGTCACGGTGGACCCGCTGGCCCAGGCTGACGAGCTGGCCACCGCATCGCTCACGTCCGATGACGCCTCCGCGTCCAACTACCTGCTCGTGCAGACCACGCACCCGCCCACAACCGAGGAGAAGGAACAACTCGCGGCGCACGGGGTCGTGGTCCACGAGTACGTTCCGGAGGACACCTACCTGTGCGGCTACCGGGACACGGACCTGGACGCCGTGCGCGCACTGCCGTTCGTGACCTGGGCGGACGTGTACTTCGACGGCTTCAAGATCGGCCGGTCGCTGCAGTCGCCCCGGCTGCGTTCGAGTGTCGCCGCGCTGGCCGATCCCCTGGAGGCGGCGGATGGCGGGACCCACACCGTCGACATCGTCGTACACGAGGATGTCGATGCGAGTGTGGACGACGTACGGGACCGGATCGCGGCGGCGGCCGGAGTCAGCTCCGGTGACGCACAGCCCAGCCGCGGCAAGGTGCGTGTGACGGTTCGCAAGGAGGACCTGCCCGCACTGGCCGCGCTCGACGAGGTGAAGGAGATCGAGGAAGTCCCGGAGCGGGTGCTGTACAACACCGTCTCGGGGACTCTGATGCATGCTCATGTGTCCCTCAACGGCACGAAGTTCCGGGGTGGGGGCGAGATCGTGTGCGTCGCCGACACCGGCTTCGACAAGGGTTCGACCACCAACGTGCACCCTGCCTTCACCGGCCGGGTCAAGCGCCTGGTCGCCCTGGGGCGCACGAGTCCCGCGCGAGCGGACGATCCCAGCGGGCACGGCACCCACGTGGCGGGCTCGGTCCTCGGTGACGGGACGTCGGAGTCCATGGGCGGCGACATCACCGGCACCGCTCCCGAGGCGCGACTGGTCATCCAGTCCGTGATGGCCGAGAACGGAACTCTCGCCGGTATCCCGGACAACCTGCTAGACCTGTTCGAGCCGCCCTTCCTGGAGGACGGGGTACGGGTCCACACCAACTCGTGGGGCCCGGTCACTCCAGGGCTTCCGTACGGCCCGGCCGCAGCCGAGGCCGATCAGATGGTCTGGGACCACAAGGACTTCGTCATCTGCTTCGCCGCGGGCAACGACGGCACGGACCGGGACGGGGA encodes:
- a CDS encoding aminoglycoside phosphotransferase family protein, with the protein product MATERTADTRPAIDIELVQRLVDAQFPQWAQLPLELLDPAGSDHVIYRLGEELTVRLPRHAGAIGQARKEFEWLPRLAPHVPLAIPEPVGVGEPDFGYPWPWSVSRWLHGEVATVEALAGSSRTAVELAEFLTALQRFAPADIPVGAARGDLTVQPLADRDRATRAAIAEVDGRFDTAAMTELWDAALGAPGWERPPVWFHGDFHTGNLLTVDGRLSAVIDFGGLGIGDPACDLTIAFTLMSAGSRAAFRAALGVDDATWTRGRGWALTTGLNAYTSYAAVNPRVAASTTRQITEALIG
- a CDS encoding LacI family transcriptional regulator, with translation MPSGAEQRVTLRDVATAAGVSTATVTRTLQNSPRVEPATRQRVMEQVRRLGYSPNPIARDLRYGRREAAVGLVTAGFTNLFQAGVASGAERELRRADLQLIIGSTDDTPEREPELARAMIDRRVSALLMMPDGDHRDFLAPEHTYGTPVVLVGRPATGLAADVVMTDDDQAVQQATEHLIELGHRRIAALVGRLDSFRSAQRLSGHRAALARRRLPEDPHLTVGDLTTPAQARDALTRLLCSPSPPTAVLGLNLGISTGILIERLAGHHTFAFIGLDENELSKGLGVSAVVRDPQEVGRQAARLAIDRIADPDRPPRTITVPSTLVHRGTGETKPARSGA
- a CDS encoding S8 family serine peptidase, whose protein sequence is MARITINGVTVDPLAQADELATASLTSDDASASNYLLVQTTHPPTTEEKEQLAAHGVVVHEYVPEDTYLCGYRDTDLDAVRALPFVTWADVYFDGFKIGRSLQSPRLRSSVAALADPLEAADGGTHTVDIVVHEDVDASVDDVRDRIAAAAGVSSGDAQPSRGKVRVTVRKEDLPALAALDEVKEIEEVPERVLYNTVSGTLMHAHVSLNGTKFRGGGEIVCVADTGFDKGSTTNVHPAFTGRVKRLVALGRTSPARADDPSGHGTHVAGSVLGDGTSESMGGDITGTAPEARLVIQSVMAENGTLAGIPDNLLDLFEPPFLEDGVRVHTNSWGPVTPGLPYGPAAAEADQMVWDHKDFVICFAAGNDGTDRDGDGHINLRSVSDETGAKNVITVGASEGNRPEIPLTYDGTLRDGPIKFPAPPIHGDKMADNPAGMAAFSSRGPTAEGRFKPDVVAPGTSILSTRSRVAPDPQNFGVSTDPAFMFDSGTSMATPLVAGCVAVLRETLVKNGTPKPSAALIKAMLINGADELKGQYVPTEAGPSPNNNSGFGMVNLQRAVVLPTDGDRAGFTDAKELDQGEEREFRIPVPEGAGHTLKITLVWTDPPAPTLQNDLDLIVRAGGQERHGNMGTDPGFDRTNNVEQVHWRDIPAGEAEIVVRAHRITRFAQPYAVAWRVL